From Musa acuminata AAA Group cultivar baxijiao chromosome BXJ3-8, Cavendish_Baxijiao_AAA, whole genome shotgun sequence, one genomic window encodes:
- the LOC103996032 gene encoding ras-related protein RABA5e, whose translation MEDAEQYLFKIVIIGDSAVGKSNLLSRYARNEFNLHSKATIGVEFQTQSMEIDGKEVKSQIWDTAGQERFRAVTSAYYRGAVGALVVYDISRRTTFDSVPRWLQELNTHSDTAVAKMLVGNKCDLEDIRDISIDEGKSLAEAEGLFFIETSALDCTNVKKAFEIVIREIYNNISRKVLNSDSYKAELSRDRVSITSNGNDEAKQASSKLSCC comes from the exons atggaggATGCGGAGCAGTACCTGTTCAAGATCGTGATCATTGGCGACTCGGCGGTGGGGAAGTCCAATTTGCTGTCGCGCTACGCCCGCAACGAGTTCAATCTCCACTCCAAGGCCACCATCGGGGTGGAGTTCCAGACGCAGAGCATGGAGATCGACGGCAAGGAGGTGAAGTCCCAGATCTGGGACACCGCCGGCCAGGAGCGCTTCCGCGCCGTCACCTCCGCCTACTACCGCGGCGCCGTCGGCGCCCTCGTCGTCTACGACATCTCCCGCCGCACTACCTTCGACAGCGTCCCCCGCTGGCTTCAGGAGCTCAACA CACATTCTGACACCGCGGTTGCGAAGATGCTGGTCGGCAACAAATGCGATCTGGAGGACATCAGAGACATATCCATCGACGAAGGAAAAAGCCTTGCGGAAGCCGAAGGGCTCTTTTTCATCGAGACCTCAGCTCTGGATTGTACAAATGTGAAGAAGGCATTTGAGATTGTCATCAGGGAGATATACAACAACATCAGCAGGAAGGTTTTGAACTCTGATTCCTACAAAGCGGAATTGTCTCGAGACAGGGTGAGCATTACCAGCAACGGGAATGATGAGGCAAAACAAGCTTCCAGCAAACTCTCCTGCTGTTGA
- the LOC135645098 gene encoding protein PEP-RELATED DEVELOPMENT ARRESTED 1, chloroplastic-like isoform X2 has protein sequence MMLRSAIFFLPSPSSSPCFPSLPPKSLIISPRVRLSLRSFCHQRRWQARKKPPFSLCRSTQTDAAFPFPSFQHRQPPEAEDDKWDSSKYEALLRGGDQVTSVLQDMVNLLADMDMDEASERVAVEIAAQGVIGKRVDEMESGFMMAIDYMIQMAEKDNDDQRKSLLEVVKQTVLDHLAKKCPPHVQVIGLLCRTPDKESRHELLRRVAAGGGVFKSEKGLKVHLPGANLNDIANQADDLLEVNFLSKLVSLRPGSTVQKMISDVMHGKNEGADNVDSGDEDPNSEQNILGGFAGRGSVTGRRPRPVRPGMFLETVSKVLGGIYSGNVSGITAQHLEWVHQKTLQILQEMAF, from the exons ATGATGTTGAGATCTGCCATCTTCTTCCTTccatctccctcctcctccccctgcttcccttctctcCCACCCAAGTCCCTCATCATCTCCCCTCGTGTCCGCCTCTCACTCCGCTCCTTCTGCCATCAACGGAGGTGGCAGGCCCGCAAGAAACCCCCCTTCTCCCTCTGCCGCAGCACCCAAACCGATGCCGCCTTTCCCTTCCCTTCTTTCCAGCATCGGCAGCCACCGGAAGCTGAGGACGATAAGTGGGACTCATCCAAGTACGAAGCCCTCCTCCGAGGCGGCGACCAGGTCACCTCTGTTCTCCAGGACATGGTCAATCTG CTGGCTGACATGGACATGGACGAGGCTTCGGAGAGGGTGGCGGTGGAGATCGCGGCCCAGGGTGTGATCGGTAAGAGGGTCGACGAGATGGAGTCCGGCTTCATGATGGCGATCGATTACATGATCCAGATGGCGGAGAAGGATAATGATGACCAG CGCAAGTCACTCTTAGAGGTGGTAAAGCAAACAGTGTTGGACCATCTAGCCAAGAAGTGTCCGCCACAT GTGCAAGTGATTGGCCTTCTTTGCCGAACTCCAGATAAAGAGAGCAGGCATGAATTGCTACGACGGGTTGCTGCAGGTGGAGgtgtatttaaaagtgagaagggCCTTAAAGTTCATCTCCCAGGGGCAAATCTTAATGATATTGCTAACCAGGCTGATGATCTACTAGAG GTGAACTTCTTGAGCAAGCTGGTTTCCTTGAGACCAGGAAGCACTGTCCAGAAAATGATAAGTGATGTGATGCATGGGAAAAATGAAGGTGCAGACAATGTAGATAGTGGGGATGAAGATCCCAACAGCGAACAGAATATTCTTGGTGGTTTTGCAGGAAGG GGAAGTGTCACAGGTCGCAGGCCACGCCCTGTTCGCCCTGGCATGTTTCTTGAAACCGTTTCTAAG GTCCTGGGTGGAATCTATTCAGGGAACGTATCTGGAATTACAGCTCAACATTTAGAATGG GTTCACCAGAAGACTCTTCaaattttgcaagaaatggcattcTAG
- the LOC135645098 gene encoding protein PEP-RELATED DEVELOPMENT ARRESTED 1 homolog, chloroplastic-like isoform X1, with protein MMLRSAIFFLPSPSSSPCFPSLPPKSLIISPRVRLSLRSFCHQRRWQARKKPPFSLCRSTQTDAAFPFPSFQHRQPPEAEDDKWDSSKYEALLRGGDQVTSVLQDMVNLLADMDMDEASERVAVEIAAQGVIGKRVDEMESGFMMAIDYMIQMAEKDNDDQRKSLLEVVKQTVLDHLAKKCPPHVQVIGLLCRTPDKESRHELLRRVAAGGGVFKSEKGLKVHLPGANLNDIANQADDLLETMESRPSIPDRKLLVRLVLIREEARNMMGGGLLDERNDRGLNTLPEAEVNFLSKLVSLRPGSTVQKMISDVMHGKNEGADNVDSGDEDPNSEQNILGGFAGRGSVTGRRPRPVRPGMFLETVSKVLGGIYSGNVSGITAQHLEWVHQKTLQILQEMAF; from the exons ATGATGTTGAGATCTGCCATCTTCTTCCTTccatctccctcctcctccccctgcttcccttctctcCCACCCAAGTCCCTCATCATCTCCCCTCGTGTCCGCCTCTCACTCCGCTCCTTCTGCCATCAACGGAGGTGGCAGGCCCGCAAGAAACCCCCCTTCTCCCTCTGCCGCAGCACCCAAACCGATGCCGCCTTTCCCTTCCCTTCTTTCCAGCATCGGCAGCCACCGGAAGCTGAGGACGATAAGTGGGACTCATCCAAGTACGAAGCCCTCCTCCGAGGCGGCGACCAGGTCACCTCTGTTCTCCAGGACATGGTCAATCTG CTGGCTGACATGGACATGGACGAGGCTTCGGAGAGGGTGGCGGTGGAGATCGCGGCCCAGGGTGTGATCGGTAAGAGGGTCGACGAGATGGAGTCCGGCTTCATGATGGCGATCGATTACATGATCCAGATGGCGGAGAAGGATAATGATGACCAG CGCAAGTCACTCTTAGAGGTGGTAAAGCAAACAGTGTTGGACCATCTAGCCAAGAAGTGTCCGCCACAT GTGCAAGTGATTGGCCTTCTTTGCCGAACTCCAGATAAAGAGAGCAGGCATGAATTGCTACGACGGGTTGCTGCAGGTGGAGgtgtatttaaaagtgagaagggCCTTAAAGTTCATCTCCCAGGGGCAAATCTTAATGATATTGCTAACCAGGCTGATGATCTACTAGAG ACAATGGAATCCAGACCTAGTATTCCTGATCGGAAGTTGCTTGTGAGGCTTGTTTTAATTAGAGAAGAAGCTCGCAATATGATGGGTGGTGGGTTATTGGATGAAAGAAATGATCGTGGTCTGAATACTCTACCCGAAGCAGAG GTGAACTTCTTGAGCAAGCTGGTTTCCTTGAGACCAGGAAGCACTGTCCAGAAAATGATAAGTGATGTGATGCATGGGAAAAATGAAGGTGCAGACAATGTAGATAGTGGGGATGAAGATCCCAACAGCGAACAGAATATTCTTGGTGGTTTTGCAGGAAGG GGAAGTGTCACAGGTCGCAGGCCACGCCCTGTTCGCCCTGGCATGTTTCTTGAAACCGTTTCTAAG GTCCTGGGTGGAATCTATTCAGGGAACGTATCTGGAATTACAGCTCAACATTTAGAATGG GTTCACCAGAAGACTCTTCaaattttgcaagaaatggcattcTAG
- the LOC135644507 gene encoding transcription factor FAMA-like isoform X2 has protein sequence MIVYITEKEALKSSEKNSIDMVKDMPNDPTPSTQISLDVMQFAELGSKLALNQFEVSAQDQSCFLKLHDDDLVISSTASRPSLLPPPLATSRLDEVRQLQNRRKRARAWKTSEEVESQRMAHIAVERNRRRQMNEHLRVLRSLMPGSYVKRGDQASIVGGAIELVRELEQLLQRLESQKRRRLFGGGKAPKSVMDGPPLPLQQRHQVNLLDLDHGSRLREEIAENRSCLADVEVRLLGFDAMIKILSRRRPRQLIRTIAALEDLQLAILHTSIATIEPTVLYSFNVKISSESLCTAEDIANSVQRILCFIDANTSSQA, from the exons ATGATCGTATATATAACTGAGAAAGAG GCACTTAAGAGCTCGGAGAAGAACAGCATCGACATGGTGAAAGACATGCCGAACGATCCCACGCCCTCGACCCAGATCTCCTTGGACGTCATGCAGTTTGCCGAGCTCGGATCGAAGCTGGCGCTTAACCAGTTCGAAGTCTCTGCTCAGGACCAGAGTTGCTTCCTCAAGTTGCATGACGACGACTTGGTGATTTCTTCCACCGCCTCGCGTCCGtcgcttcttcctcctccactagCTACGAGTAGGTTGGACGAGGTGCGACAGCTCCAGAACCGGCGGAAGAGGGCAAGAGCTTGGAAGACGAGCGAGGAGGTGGAGAGCCAAAGGATGGCGCACATCGCAGTGGAACGCAACAGGAGGAGGCAGATGAATGAGCATCTCCGGGTGCTGAGATCTCTCATGCCCGGATCTTATGTGAAAAGG GGAGACCAGGCGTCCATAGTGGGTGGAGCCATCGAGTTGGTGAGAGAGTTAGAGCAACTCCTACAACGCCTGGAGTCCCAAAAGAGACGAAGACTCTTCGGCGGTGGCAAAGCTCCAAAATCGGTGATGGATGGCCCGCCGCTGCCTCTCCAGCAGCGCCACCAGGTTAATCTTCTTGATCTCGACCACGGCAGCCGCCTCCGGGAGGAGATTGCGGAGAACAGGTCCTGCCTGGCCGACGTCGAGGTCAGGTTGCTGGGCTTCGACGCCATGATCAAGATCCTCTCTCGTCGGCGGCCGAGGCAGCTCATCAGGACCATCGCAGCCCTCGAGGACTTGCAGTTGGCGATCCTCCACACCAGCATCGCCACCATCGAGCCGACCGTTCTCTACTCCTTCAACGTCAAG ATTTCAAGCGAATCCCTATGCACTGCGGAAGACATTGCCAACTCCGTCCAACGGATCCTGTGCTTCATCGATGCAAACACATCATCACAAGCGTAA
- the LOC135644507 gene encoding transcription factor FAMA-like isoform X1 yields the protein MIVYITEKEVEEGHQPSTQLLSACLFLAVASLASLWLLQALKSSEKNSIDMVKDMPNDPTPSTQISLDVMQFAELGSKLALNQFEVSAQDQSCFLKLHDDDLVISSTASRPSLLPPPLATSRLDEVRQLQNRRKRARAWKTSEEVESQRMAHIAVERNRRRQMNEHLRVLRSLMPGSYVKRGDQASIVGGAIELVRELEQLLQRLESQKRRRLFGGGKAPKSVMDGPPLPLQQRHQVNLLDLDHGSRLREEIAENRSCLADVEVRLLGFDAMIKILSRRRPRQLIRTIAALEDLQLAILHTSIATIEPTVLYSFNVKISSESLCTAEDIANSVQRILCFIDANTSSQA from the exons ATGATCGTATATATAACTGAGAAAGAGGTAGAAGAAGGCCACCAACCATCCACGCAATTACTTTCAGCTTGTTTGTTTCTTGCCGTTGCCTCCCTGGCCTCACTTTGGCTGCTGCAGGCACTTAAGAGCTCGGAGAAGAACAGCATCGACATGGTGAAAGACATGCCGAACGATCCCACGCCCTCGACCCAGATCTCCTTGGACGTCATGCAGTTTGCCGAGCTCGGATCGAAGCTGGCGCTTAACCAGTTCGAAGTCTCTGCTCAGGACCAGAGTTGCTTCCTCAAGTTGCATGACGACGACTTGGTGATTTCTTCCACCGCCTCGCGTCCGtcgcttcttcctcctccactagCTACGAGTAGGTTGGACGAGGTGCGACAGCTCCAGAACCGGCGGAAGAGGGCAAGAGCTTGGAAGACGAGCGAGGAGGTGGAGAGCCAAAGGATGGCGCACATCGCAGTGGAACGCAACAGGAGGAGGCAGATGAATGAGCATCTCCGGGTGCTGAGATCTCTCATGCCCGGATCTTATGTGAAAAGG GGAGACCAGGCGTCCATAGTGGGTGGAGCCATCGAGTTGGTGAGAGAGTTAGAGCAACTCCTACAACGCCTGGAGTCCCAAAAGAGACGAAGACTCTTCGGCGGTGGCAAAGCTCCAAAATCGGTGATGGATGGCCCGCCGCTGCCTCTCCAGCAGCGCCACCAGGTTAATCTTCTTGATCTCGACCACGGCAGCCGCCTCCGGGAGGAGATTGCGGAGAACAGGTCCTGCCTGGCCGACGTCGAGGTCAGGTTGCTGGGCTTCGACGCCATGATCAAGATCCTCTCTCGTCGGCGGCCGAGGCAGCTCATCAGGACCATCGCAGCCCTCGAGGACTTGCAGTTGGCGATCCTCCACACCAGCATCGCCACCATCGAGCCGACCGTTCTCTACTCCTTCAACGTCAAG ATTTCAAGCGAATCCCTATGCACTGCGGAAGACATTGCCAACTCCGTCCAACGGATCCTGTGCTTCATCGATGCAAACACATCATCACAAGCGTAA